In one window of Synergistes jonesii DNA:
- a CDS encoding YggS family pyridoxal phosphate-dependent enzyme, with product MVAGIAEKVAKVREEIAEAAAKSGRAASRVKLMGVTKYHSLEAMEEAAPLVDLIGENRVQEAAAKRAAWPPGLTSCPWHMIGRLQKNKIRRAMETFDLIESVDSAGIAAAINRIAGEKCVSAYPVFIEVNVSGEEAKGGLAPEAAPAALGAVLESCPRVEVRGLMTVARDTDDEGELRRIFSALRELREKLRRSSGLPLPELSMGMSGDFRVAIEEGSTIVRIGSAIFGKRNYNNKNTIDKGAE from the coding sequence ATGGTAGCCGGGATCGCGGAAAAGGTCGCGAAGGTCAGGGAAGAGATAGCCGAAGCCGCGGCGAAAAGCGGGCGCGCCGCGTCGAGGGTAAAGCTGATGGGCGTGACTAAGTATCATTCGCTTGAAGCGATGGAGGAGGCCGCACCGCTCGTCGACCTTATCGGGGAGAACAGAGTCCAGGAGGCGGCCGCGAAGCGCGCGGCCTGGCCGCCGGGGCTTACGTCCTGCCCGTGGCATATGATCGGCAGGCTTCAGAAAAACAAAATCCGCCGCGCGATGGAGACCTTCGACCTTATAGAGAGCGTCGATTCGGCCGGGATCGCGGCGGCCATAAACAGAATAGCGGGTGAGAAGTGCGTCTCCGCTTATCCGGTCTTCATCGAGGTGAACGTCTCCGGCGAAGAAGCGAAGGGCGGTCTGGCGCCGGAGGCGGCGCCCGCGGCGCTCGGCGCCGTACTCGAAAGCTGCCCGCGCGTAGAGGTGCGCGGCCTCATGACGGTCGCGCGCGACACCGACGACGAAGGCGAGCTGAGAAGGATCTTCTCCGCGCTGCGCGAGCTCCGCGAAAAGCTGCGGCGCTCCTCGGGGCTCCCGCTGCCTGAACTCTCGATGGGCATGAGCGGCGACTTCCGCGTCGCGATAGAAGAGGGAAGCACCATCGTGCGCATCGGGAGTGCGATTTTTGGGAAAAGAAATTATAATAATAAAAATACTATCGACAAAGGAGCGGAATAA
- a CDS encoding RND family efflux transporter, whose amino-acid sequence MVRRYKPEEKKRSFRITYWLGVAAIAALWAWGFKSYFNRYEYLHPGITWAVPGIEINVINVKGLLLWKEALLKAPASGQLSFPLGKGPVRVARGAVVARVGGREVKAFQQGYFVAGVDGQESRWRYSELWQESAEFFQKPAKLRFIADGASASRGGTIGKIIEQPQDLRFLGYMKLKGDAEEQIRRKKFRVRMDVDDTVSRADIRVTQKSGELTKIYVTMPWFPPDLVLSRNYTLTIDAGLTKGALVPESAILEKNGSRGLYLVRGARVIFTPVEGIMIENNKFLVTNGVSVGDAIVENAAEAREGRIQLW is encoded by the coding sequence ATGGTCAGACGCTATAAGCCGGAAGAAAAAAAAAGAAGTTTCCGCATAACATACTGGCTCGGCGTCGCGGCCATAGCAGCGCTGTGGGCATGGGGCTTCAAGTCCTACTTCAACCGCTACGAATATCTGCACCCCGGGATAACGTGGGCCGTCCCCGGCATAGAGATAAACGTTATAAATGTCAAGGGGCTGCTGCTCTGGAAAGAGGCACTGCTGAAGGCTCCGGCCTCGGGGCAGCTTTCCTTCCCGCTCGGCAAGGGGCCTGTCCGCGTCGCGCGCGGCGCCGTCGTCGCGCGGGTCGGAGGGCGCGAGGTGAAGGCCTTCCAGCAGGGCTACTTCGTCGCCGGCGTCGACGGACAGGAGAGCAGGTGGCGCTACTCGGAGCTCTGGCAGGAGAGCGCCGAATTCTTCCAGAAGCCTGCCAAGCTGCGCTTCATAGCGGACGGCGCGTCGGCATCGCGCGGCGGGACTATAGGCAAGATAATCGAGCAGCCGCAGGACCTCCGCTTTCTCGGCTATATGAAGCTGAAGGGCGACGCCGAGGAGCAGATACGGCGCAAAAAATTCCGCGTCAGAATGGATGTCGACGACACCGTCTCAAGAGCTGACATACGCGTCACGCAGAAGTCGGGCGAGCTTACGAAGATATACGTGACGATGCCGTGGTTCCCTCCCGACCTCGTGCTTTCGCGCAACTACACTCTGACTATCGACGCGGGGCTCACGAAGGGTGCGCTCGTGCCGGAGAGCGCCATACTGGAGAAAAACGGCAGCCGCGGGCTGTATCTCGTGCGCGGCGCGCGCGTCATATTCACGCCCGTCGAAGGCATTATGATAGAGAACAATAAATTTCTCGTGACAAATGGCGTCTCCGTAGGAGACGCGATAGTTGAAAACGCCGCGGAGGCGCGTGAGGGAAGGATACAGCTATGGTAG
- a CDS encoding HAD family hydrolase, producing the protein MNDTKAVIFDFDMTLADSSHAIHKCTNLVAAKFGLPTISRKKVLEGIGLPVEESWRLYWGDYKDEWLAYYRENFRGLEQSEIRLFANVLPTLSKLRAAGVKTGVASNRRFARKVVEGVGIAPYMDAVVGLEDITKAKPDPEALFTAMGRLGADAENSFYVGDTDIDMKTSVAASVRGIGSATGYFGKEKLAEAGAWCVVADIAEVPPLLGIE; encoded by the coding sequence GTGAACGATACGAAGGCGGTAATATTTGACTTTGACATGACGCTCGCCGACAGCAGCCACGCGATACACAAGTGCACGAATCTTGTCGCGGCGAAGTTCGGGCTTCCGACGATTTCAAGAAAGAAAGTGCTAGAAGGCATAGGGCTGCCGGTGGAAGAGAGCTGGCGCCTCTATTGGGGCGATTATAAAGACGAATGGCTGGCGTATTACCGCGAAAACTTTCGCGGCTTGGAGCAGAGCGAGATCCGCCTTTTTGCAAACGTGTTGCCGACGCTTTCAAAGCTGCGCGCCGCGGGCGTAAAGACCGGCGTCGCGTCGAACCGCCGCTTTGCGCGTAAGGTCGTAGAGGGCGTCGGCATCGCGCCGTACATGGATGCCGTCGTCGGGCTCGAAGACATAACGAAGGCCAAGCCTGACCCGGAGGCGCTCTTTACGGCGATGGGACGTCTCGGCGCGGACGCCGAAAATTCCTTTTACGTCGGCGACACGGATATAGACATGAAGACATCGGTCGCCGCGTCGGTGCGCGGCATAGGCTCCGCTACGGGCTACTTCGGAAAAGAAAAGCTAGCCGAAGCCGGCGCGTGGTGCGTCGTGGCGGACATTGCGGAAGTTCCGCCGCTGCTCGGAATCGAATAA